A stretch of Helicobacter pylori oki112 DNA encodes these proteins:
- the rimP gene encoding ribosome maturation factor RimP: MTKKIEEKIEGVIESLGYLLYDVSLVKENEQHILRVSLKNPNGAVSLDICQQVSEVISPLLDVCDFIQDAYILEVSSMGLERTLKTPKHFKLSLGEKVEVKLINKESFQAVLKDANDLSADFELENHAIKSVEYKDLKKVKTLFEW, encoded by the coding sequence ATGACTAAAAAAATAGAAGAGAAAATAGAGGGCGTGATTGAAAGTTTGGGATACTTGCTTTATGATGTGAGTTTGGTTAAAGAAAATGAACAGCATATTTTAAGGGTGAGCCTTAAAAACCCTAATGGAGCGGTTAGTTTGGACATTTGCCAACAAGTGAGCGAGGTGATTTCGCCCTTATTAGATGTGTGCGATTTTATCCAAGACGCTTATATTTTGGAAGTGAGCTCCATGGGGTTAGAAAGAACGCTTAAAACCCCTAAACACTTCAAGCTTTCTTTAGGCGAAAAAGTGGAAGTCAAACTCATCAATAAAGAAAGCTTTCAAGCCGTCCTTAAAGACGCTAACGATTTGAGCGCGGATTTTGAATTAGAGAATCACGCTATCAAAAGCGTGGAATATAAAGATTTAAAGAAAGTTAAAACGCTTTTTGAATGGTGA
- the rbfA gene encoding 30S ribosome-binding factor RbfA, with protein sequence MNAHKERLESNLLELLQEALASLNDSELNSLSVTKVECSKGKHHALVFVLSSDHKILSKLKKAEGLIRQFVLQASGWFKCPKLSFVLDNSLEKQLRLDAIFNEIAKGKDND encoded by the coding sequence ATGAACGCTCATAAAGAACGCTTAGAATCCAATCTTTTAGAATTATTGCAAGAGGCTTTAGCGAGCTTGAACGACAGCGAGTTGAATTCTTTAAGCGTTACTAAAGTGGAATGCTCTAAAGGGAAGCACCACGCTTTGGTGTTTGTGCTTTCATCAGATCATAAAATCCTTTCTAAATTAAAAAAAGCTGAGGGCTTGATCAGGCAGTTTGTTTTGCAGGCGAGCGGGTGGTTTAAATGCCCAAAACTCAGTTTTGTTTTAGACAATAGCTTAGAAAAGCAGCTCCGCCTAGACGCCATATTCAATGAAATCGCTAAAGGGAAAGATAATGACTAA